TGTGCGCATAGTTGGAGCCAGCAAGGTTTCGCTGACTGGCTTCGGCCCAAGTTGCGCAATGCTGGTTCTGACTGTCCCCTTTGAGAGGAAGTGGTCGCGTGAGGCTATGCGGTTAGATACACCAAAGTGTGTGGACAGCTAGTTGGCTTCTGAAAGGTGCTATAGCTGTTGCAGAACTATCAATCTCATTCGAGAAGCGGTCGCGGCTAATGCAGCTTTATTGCTAGTATACAGGCCCAATTTGGTTGCCAGTGGCTTCCCATGAGGGCCTCGACCGAGCTCAGCAATAGCATTCGAGCCGAAACTATCCTCCCCCGCTGTTTGCCTTGCCTAGCCAATCTCAGGCAAAGCGTCCGCACTAGCAGCGAAACGCTCCTAGTGAGCTTCGTCTACGTGGGGCACCCCACCTGTAAGACTACCCAGGCCACCAGCCCGCCGAGCAGCGTGGCGACGATATCCTGTACGTCGAAGACCCGGTTCGCCATCCAGCGTTGCGCAAACTCGTAGAGCACCAGGCCGGCCACGGCACTCCCACACGCCCGGGTTATCTCCGGCCGCGTCTGCTTCTGAAACAGGGTTATGTAGAGGGCAACCAAGAGCAGGGGTGCGATAAAGTTAGGCAGCGAGTCGGCCAAAACCTGGCCAAAGCGGGTGAGGTGGTGGTGGCGCAACTGGGGCCGCAGGTGGAGTTCCTCGAAGGCAGTAAAGGCGACCAGTACGCCGACCAGCCCCCAGCGAAAGAGGCGTTGGCTAGCCCGCGAGTGGGCAGTAGCAGGGCGCGGCTTCATATATCAGCTTCAAGTGGTGAGAACACGTTTACCCAACCAAAGACGAGCTGACCCTGACCGAGTCTGCGCCAGTAGCTAAGCAGGGCTAAAGCTACGCGTTGCGCGTTAACGAGGGGGCGTTGCGGGGAAGATGAGCGCGCAGTTTTCTTCGTAAGGGTAGCAAGGGTAAGCGCTTAGGAATGACGACGCCTCCCGCGTTCCAGTTCCTCGCTACGACCCGTGACTTACGCCCAGCAAACCAGGCCAGCTGCCTAAATAGGCCGGCCCCGAAATGTGCAGTGGCTGTTGCAGAACTCGGTCTAATGCCTCGCACGAGAGCTTGAGCGGTTAAATTAGGCCTAGAAACTGGGGCTATGGCTGCTTTTTGCAGGCTTCTGTACTAGCTGCGACCACTTCTTGGACGAGTGTGCGAGTTCGGCAATAGCTACGAAGAGCTGAAAAGTGCGACAAACAGGGCGTGCGGAGAATAGGTGTTATATTCGCCGCATATTAAGCGGAGATTAGTGTGTATATTCATCAGCAGCCTACCTGGCCAGCCTTTACATGGCAGCATGAACGCTTAGAACCGCTCCTGGGCGCGGTTCGCCACCAACAAGGACGGGTGCTGGGCCACATGGAGGCGCTGGGCTTTTCACTGCAGGCGGAAGCTTTACTGCAAACGCTCACGCTCGAAGCTCTCAAATCCAGCGAAATTGAGGGGGAGCTTCTGCCTACCGAGCAAGTACGCTCCTCGCTGGCGCGCCGCTTGGGCCTGGACGTAGCCGGCCTAGTGCCAGCGGAGCGCCGGGTCGAGGGCGTGGTCGACATGCTGCTTGATGCGACCCAAGGTTTTGCACAGCCCCTCACGGCCGAGCGCTTATGCAGCTGGCAGGCGGCATTGTTCCCGGCGGGTCGTAGCAGCTTGCAGCGCATCCAGGTTGGCACCTGGCGCACGGGCGCCAAGGGCCCGATGCAGGTCGTTTCGGGTGCGCTGGGGCGTGAGCAGGTCCACTTCGAAGCGCCCGCCGCGGAACAGGTAGCCGCGGAGATGACGCAGTTTCTTGAGTGGTTCAACTCGAACGCGCCTCTGGATGCCGTGCTCAAAGCCGGCATTGCCCACCTCTGGTTTGTCACCATTCACCCCTTCGAAGATGGCAATGGCCGCGTAGCCCGTGCCCTTACGGAGCTGCAGCTCGCCCGTGCCGATGCCTCGGCCCAGCGCTTCTATAGTCTCTCGGCCCAGATGCGGCTGGAGCGCAATGCCTACTATGCCCAGTTGGAAGCCGCTCAAAAAGGGGACCTCGATATTACGACTTGGCTAAACTGGTTTCTCACCTGCCTGAGCCGCTCCTTGCAGGCCACCGAGCAGACGCTCGCTAACGTGCTCACGAAAGCACGGTTTTGGGAGCAGCACGCCGCGTTCCCATTCAATGCGCGGCAGCAACGCGTGCTTAACCAGTTGCTCGACGGCTTCCAAGGGAAGCTTACCTCGTCTAAGTGGGCGACGATTGCCAAATGCTCCCAGGACACGGCGACCCGCGACATACAAGCCCTGCTGGACCAGCGTATCTTAGTTAAAGAAGCGGCTGGCGGACGTAGTACGAGCTACCGCTTGGCCGTCGGAGCGCTGGAGTAGCGAAGGAGGCTTTTGGCAGCAAAGACGTTTTAGAAACGAG
The genomic region above belongs to Hymenobacter sp. BRD128 and contains:
- a CDS encoding Fic family protein, which codes for MYIHQQPTWPAFTWQHERLEPLLGAVRHQQGRVLGHMEALGFSLQAEALLQTLTLEALKSSEIEGELLPTEQVRSSLARRLGLDVAGLVPAERRVEGVVDMLLDATQGFAQPLTAERLCSWQAALFPAGRSSLQRIQVGTWRTGAKGPMQVVSGALGREQVHFEAPAAEQVAAEMTQFLEWFNSNAPLDAVLKAGIAHLWFVTIHPFEDGNGRVARALTELQLARADASAQRFYSLSAQMRLERNAYYAQLEAAQKGDLDITTWLNWFLTCLSRSLQATEQTLANVLTKARFWEQHAAFPFNARQQRVLNQLLDGFQGKLTSSKWATIAKCSQDTATRDIQALLDQRILVKEAAGGRSTSYRLAVGALE